Proteins found in one Candidatus Woesearchaeota archaeon genomic segment:
- a CDS encoding 30S ribosomal protein S5 yields MGIETKKPFDFDNWKPKTALGKQVKAKEIKDIDYILNNGLNIMEAEIVDALLPNLEHDLLLFGQSKGKFGGGKRSIWRQTQKKTKEGNRPSFAAMALVGDKEGHIGLGFGKAKETVPAREKAIRNAKVNLIKVVKGCGSWECGCKLPHSVPYRVEGKCGSVEVALIPAPKGTGLCIEKELKKILTHAGIKDIYSQTFGQTTTKINFIYACFDALKNLSKMKLRAGQKTKLGIEEKEI; encoded by the coding sequence ATGGGTATAGAAACAAAAAAACCATTTGATTTTGATAATTGGAAACCTAAGACTGCCTTGGGAAAACAAGTTAAAGCTAAAGAAATAAAAGATATTGATTATATTTTAAACAATGGCCTCAATATTATGGAAGCTGAAATTGTTGACGCTCTTTTACCAAACTTAGAACATGATTTATTATTATTTGGACAATCCAAAGGTAAATTCGGTGGTGGAAAAAGAAGTATTTGGAGACAAACTCAGAAAAAAACAAAAGAAGGAAACCGTCCTAGTTTTGCTGCAATGGCTTTAGTAGGAGATAAAGAGGGCCATATAGGTTTAGGATTTGGAAAAGCAAAAGAAACTGTTCCTGCAAGAGAAAAAGCAATCAGAAATGCTAAAGTAAATTTAATTAAAGTAGTCAAAGGTTGTGGTTCATGGGAGTGTGGTTGTAAACTACCTCACTCAGTACCTTATAGAGTCGAAGGAAAATGTGGTTCAGTTGAAGTTGCATTAATACCTGCTCCAAAAGGAACTGGTTTATGTATTGAAAAAGAACTTAAAAAAATACTTACTCATGCAGGAATTAAAGATATATATTCACAAACATTTGGACAAACAACAACAAAAATAAATTTTATTTATGCTTGCTTTGATGCTTTGAAAAATCTTTCAAAAATGAAACTTAGAGCAGGACAAAAAACAAAACTTGGAATTGAAGAAAAGGAAATATAA
- a CDS encoding 50S ribosomal protein L30, with product MHTKLVVIRIRGDLGVRKPVVDTMKMLRLYNKNYAVILDSTPSIVNMLINAKDYITWGELDKEALHLLLEKRARLPGNKQVTDSYVKEKLKISLKEFSDKIFENKAKLSDLPGMRLFFRLKPPVKGFEKGGIKKPFAQGGVLGYRTNKVNDLLKRML from the coding sequence ATGCATACAAAATTAGTCGTTATAAGGATAAGAGGAGATCTTGGTGTAAGAAAACCAGTAGTAGATACTATGAAAATGCTAAGATTGTATAACAAAAACTATGCAGTAATTCTAGATTCAACACCTAGTATTGTTAACATGCTTATCAATGCAAAAGATTACATTACTTGGGGAGAATTAGACAAAGAAGCTCTTCATTTATTATTAGAAAAAAGAGCAAGACTTCCAGGCAACAAGCAAGTTACAGATTCTTATGTTAAAGAAAAATTAAAAATTTCTCTTAAAGAATTTTCAGACAAAATATTTGAAAACAAAGCAAAATTATCAGACTTACCTGGAATGAGATTATTTTTCAGACTAAAACCACCAGTAAAAGGTTTTGAAAAAGGCGGAATCAAAAAACCATTTGCTCAAGGCGGAGTTTTAGGTTATAGAACAAATAAAGTTAATGATTTACTAAAAAGAATGTTATAA
- a CDS encoding uL15 family ribosomal protein — MTINKRKKNVRQRGRNSHGWGSKKKHRGAGHRGGRGMAGTGKRADHKKQSIIVEVGLNNYFGKHGFRRRGGIKKPEVINLAQIQNHLEKWTKEDKIKDNTLNLTELGYGKLLSKGELKTKLKIVVKETSNSALEKIKKIGGEVVAS, encoded by the coding sequence ATGACAATCAACAAAAGAAAGAAAAACGTAAGACAACGTGGAAGAAACTCTCATGGTTGGGGCTCAAAAAAGAAGCATAGAGGAGCAGGCCATAGAGGTGGAAGAGGAATGGCTGGAACTGGAAAAAGAGCAGACCATAAAAAACAAAGTATCATAGTCGAAGTGGGATTAAATAATTATTTTGGAAAGCACGGTTTTAGAAGAAGAGGCGGAATTAAAAAACCTGAAGTTATTAATTTAGCACAAATACAAAATCACCTTGAAAAATGGACCAAAGAAGATAAAATAAAAGATAATACTCTTAATTTAACAGAACTAGGTTATGGAAAATTGCTATCAAAGGGAGAACTAAAAACAAAACTTAAAATAGTAGTAAAAGAAACTTCAAACAGCGCATTAGAAAAAATAAAAAAGATAGGTGGAGAAGTTGTCGCTTCTTGA
- the secY gene encoding preprotein translocase subunit SecY: MSLLEIVNKNLPEIKGPAQKRLPFNEKLKWTLIVLVAFFILSVLPLYGMGKNNLEHFEMLSLLLGASFGSVLSLGIGPIVTGSIVLQLLKGAGILKLDTHTPEGRQKYEGLQKLLSLFFIVFEALIYILMGGLAPASTLSIGQYRFYQFLLVLQLIIGGIVVLYLDQIISKWGFGSGISLFIAANVSAQIFIGAFSPFAVGATGATFGSIFSSSGLAPTGKVWVLIGSLINPNSKEAILALSAIVATIIVFLMSVYAQAMKVEIPLSFGRVRGHGVRWPLRFMYTSNIPVILTAALMANVQLMANLLQKSLTASTGFLVFLSKHVLGQFSGSTPQSGLVYWLSAPDILRAIIQQGGITGNMILQVIIFTLFMMIGAVVFSLFWVQTSGMDAQSQASNILSSGLQIPGFRRDERVVEHLLSRYILPLTIMGALTVGFLASAADLMGALSRGTGILLTVMIIYNLYESIAKEHMMDMYPALRKMMGK; the protein is encoded by the coding sequence TTGTCGCTTCTTGAAATAGTAAACAAAAATTTACCAGAAATCAAAGGTCCTGCACAGAAAAGACTTCCGTTTAATGAGAAACTTAAATGGACTCTAATAGTTCTTGTTGCATTCTTTATTTTATCAGTACTTCCACTTTACGGAATGGGAAAAAACAATCTTGAACATTTCGAGATGTTATCCCTTTTACTTGGTGCAAGTTTTGGTAGTGTTCTTTCATTAGGTATTGGACCTATTGTTACAGGTTCTATTGTCTTACAATTATTAAAAGGTGCAGGAATATTAAAATTAGATACTCACACACCCGAAGGAAGACAAAAATATGAAGGTTTACAAAAATTATTATCATTATTCTTTATAGTCTTTGAAGCATTAATCTACATATTAATGGGCGGACTTGCACCAGCTTCAACTTTGAGTATAGGCCAATATAGATTTTATCAATTCTTATTAGTATTACAATTAATAATTGGTGGTATAGTTGTACTTTATCTAGATCAAATCATTAGTAAGTGGGGATTCGGAAGTGGTATCTCATTATTTATTGCAGCAAATGTTTCTGCACAAATATTTATAGGAGCATTCTCACCTTTTGCAGTTGGAGCAACAGGAGCGACATTTGGTTCTATATTTAGTTCAAGTGGTTTAGCACCAACAGGAAAAGTTTGGGTCTTAATAGGCTCTTTGATAAATCCAAACTCAAAAGAAGCAATCTTAGCATTATCAGCGATTGTCGCAACAATTATAGTATTCTTAATGTCTGTATATGCCCAGGCAATGAAAGTTGAAATTCCTTTATCATTCGGAAGAGTACGTGGTCATGGTGTAAGATGGCCCCTAAGATTTATGTACACTTCAAACATCCCAGTTATACTTACTGCAGCATTAATGGCAAATGTTCAATTAATGGCAAACTTGCTTCAAAAATCTCTAACTGCAAGCACAGGATTTTTAGTTTTCTTATCTAAACATGTCTTAGGACAATTCTCAGGAAGCACACCACAATCAGGATTGGTTTATTGGTTAAGTGCTCCAGATATATTAAGAGCAATAATTCAACAAGGTGGAATTACTGGAAATATGATTTTACAAGTTATAATATTTACATTATTTATGATGATAGGTGCAGTAGTTTTCTCATTATTCTGGGTTCAAACATCTGGAATGGATGCACAATCACAAGCATCAAACATTCTTTCATCAGGTTTACAAATTCCTGGATTTAGAAGAGATGAAAGAGTTGTAGAACATTTACTTTCAAGATATATTCTGCCTTTAACAATTATGGGTGCATTGACTGTAGGATTTTTAGCATCAGCCGCAGATTTAATGGGTGCATTAAGTAGAGGTACAGGTATTTTACTTACAGTTATGATTATTTACAATTTATATGAATCCATTGCAAAAGAACATATGATGGATATGTATCCAGCATTAAGAAAAATGATGGGTAAGTAA
- a CDS encoding DUF106 domain-containing protein, with amino-acid sequence MLDNFFNTIFYPFMLIGKLYGLIVLSIILTFVVTIIYKYTTKQKLLKDLKDEIKSLQKEMKELKGNPKKMMEVQAKMTEINLKYMGHSFKGSLITLIPMLIVYGWLRNYYTGTPLNFLGFIDNWIWVYIIISFVASTAFRKILKIY; translated from the coding sequence ATGCTAGATAATTTTTTTAATACAATATTTTATCCATTTATGTTAATTGGAAAACTTTATGGTTTAATTGTTCTTTCAATAATCTTAACATTTGTGGTTACAATAATCTACAAATACACAACTAAACAAAAATTGTTGAAAGATTTGAAAGATGAAATAAAATCATTACAAAAAGAAATGAAAGAGCTTAAAGGAAATCCAAAAAAGATGATGGAAGTCCAAGCCAAAATGACTGAAATAAATTTAAAGTATATGGGTCATTCTTTCAAAGGCAGTTTAATAACATTAATTCCTATGTTAATTGTTTATGGCTGGCTTAGAAATTATTATACCGGCACACCCTTAAACTTTTTAGGTTTTATAGACAATTGGATTTGGGTTTACATTATTATTTCATTCGTAGCAAGCACAGCATTTAGAAAAATACTTAAAATTTATTAA
- a CDS encoding 50S ribosomal protein L34e yields MKGIRKITKKAAKYTKIHKLNKKPNKPHCASCGKVLIGVPHTFSRMLKTTSKTKKRPQRIFGGMLCSECSRNALKEKIMNK; encoded by the coding sequence ATGAAAGGCATAAGAAAAATTACAAAAAAAGCTGCAAAATATACAAAAATACACAAATTAAACAAAAAACCAAATAAACCACATTGTGCATCTTGTGGAAAAGTATTAATTGGAGTCCCACATACATTCTCAAGAATGTTGAAAACTACTTCAAAAACTAAAAAAAGACCTCAAAGAATCTTTGGTGGAATGTTATGTTCAGAATGCAGTAGAAATGCATTAAAAGAAAAAATAATGAATAAATAG
- a CDS encoding 50S ribosomal protein L14e, whose amino-acid sequence METGQVCYKIAGRDAGGCCVILEVIDKNYVTIDGETRRKKCNIKHLEPINVKIKADKNTSKEEILKLLEKQELIKIKKQKIIKNANSKTKSGKKS is encoded by the coding sequence ATGGAGACAGGACAAGTTTGTTATAAAATAGCTGGTAGAGATGCTGGTGGTTGTTGTGTAATTCTTGAAGTTATAGACAAAAATTATGTAACTATAGATGGCGAAACAAGAAGAAAAAAATGTAATATAAAACATCTAGAACCGATAAATGTAAAAATTAAAGCAGATAAGAATACTTCTAAAGAAGAAATTCTAAAACTTTTAGAAAAACAAGAATTAATAAAAATTAAAAAACAAAAAATAATAAAAAATGCAAATAGCAAAACTAAGTCTGGAAAGAAATCCTAA
- a CDS encoding translation initiation factor IF-6 translates to MQIAKLSLERNPNIGLYGFATDKYCLLGKDFNKKEIDEIQKTLNVPIVQADIYNSSLIGVFCNGNEEVLFIPEVARKTEIEFLKTQMKKLNVQVIILKTKYNALGNNLIIYGKKCLYSPLMKDIADEIKKCGFKIEETKFNEHLSIGSCAAINKHGILLYNNADEKDLKKISSFFNLKVEIGSINFGSPYVRSGTLVNSNGAVVGTHTTGYEIMRLTSALGFENN, encoded by the coding sequence ATGCAAATAGCAAAACTAAGTCTGGAAAGAAATCCTAATATTGGATTGTATGGGTTCGCAACAGATAAGTACTGTCTGTTAGGCAAGGATTTTAATAAGAAAGAAATAGATGAAATTCAAAAGACTCTTAATGTACCTATTGTTCAAGCAGATATATACAATTCTTCTCTCATCGGAGTTTTTTGTAATGGTAATGAAGAAGTATTATTCATCCCAGAAGTTGCAAGAAAAACAGAAATAGAATTTCTTAAAACTCAAATGAAAAAGCTTAATGTCCAAGTAATTATTTTAAAGACAAAATACAACGCATTAGGAAATAATTTAATTATTTATGGAAAAAAATGTTTATACAGTCCACTCATGAAAGATATTGCAGATGAAATAAAAAAATGTGGTTTTAAAATAGAAGAAACAAAATTCAACGAACATTTGTCTATAGGTTCATGTGCAGCAATAAACAAACATGGAATCTTATTATATAATAATGCTGATGAAAAAGATCTTAAAAAAATCTCAAGCTTCTTCAATCTAAAAGTAGAAATAGGAAGTATTAATTTCGGTAGTCCTTATGTACGCTCAGGAACATTAGTAAATTCAAATGGGGCAGTTGTTGGAACCCACACTACAGGTTATGAAATAATGCGTTTAACGAGTGCTCTGGGTTTTGAAAACAACTAA
- the pfdA gene encoding prefoldin subunit alpha gives MENKSNEQEMYYEYQVLTQEVQQLQQQIAFFNEQGLEIETILNSLNEIKNSKNEEILVPLAGGIFIKANLKDSEKFIVNIGSNITKEMSTLEVRKMLQEQKSELELIKKQLNNTFLEKIKRFTELENYIISHSAKSKKDS, from the coding sequence ATGGAAAATAAATCGAATGAACAAGAAATGTATTATGAATATCAAGTCCTAACTCAAGAAGTTCAGCAACTACAGCAACAAATTGCTTTCTTTAATGAACAAGGCCTTGAAATAGAAACAATTCTTAATAGTTTAAATGAAATTAAAAATTCAAAAAATGAAGAAATATTAGTTCCTCTAGCAGGAGGAATCTTTATCAAAGCAAATTTAAAAGACTCAGAAAAATTTATAGTTAATATTGGTTCAAATATCACAAAAGAAATGTCTACCCTTGAAGTCAGAAAAATGCTTCAAGAACAAAAATCTGAATTGGAACTAATAAAAAAACAACTAAACAATACTTTCCTTGAAAAAATAAAAAGATTTACAGAACTCGAAAATTATATAATCTCTCATAGTGCTAAATCAAAAAAAGATTCTTGA
- a CDS encoding N-acetylmuramoyl-L-alanine amidase, producing MRQINKLIIHHSGHKEYTLETIRQLHVQEYKWEDIGYHYLIDQKGTVFRGRDVKSVGAHALGYNQDSIGICLIANLDKDKLTKEQEDALIKLCKELVEKYDFDSESILTHSQISEKYCPGKNFDLERIKSLIFN from the coding sequence ATGAGACAAATAAATAAGCTAATTATTCATCATTCTGGACATAAAGAATATACATTAGAAACTATAAGGCAACTTCATGTTCAAGAGTATAAATGGGAGGATATAGGTTATCATTATTTAATTGATCAAAAAGGAACTGTTTTTAGGGGTAGAGATGTTAAAAGTGTTGGTGCACATGCTTTGGGTTATAATCAAGATTCTATAGGTATTTGTCTGATTGCAAATTTGGATAAAGATAAATTGACTAAAGAGCAAGAAGATGCTCTAATTAAATTGTGTAAAGAGCTTGTCGAGAAGTATGATTTTGATAGTGAGAGTATTTTAACACATTCACAAATTTCTGAGAAATATTGTCCAGGAAAGAATTTTGACTTAGAAAGAATTAAAAGTTTAATTTTTAATTAA
- the leuS gene encoding leucine--tRNA ligase, which translates to MDIIKIHKKWQKKWEESKIFKIKEDSKKQKYYCLEMFPYPSASGLHVGHAFNYIIGDIYSRFKRMNNFNVLYPMGYDAFGLPAENAAIKVGIHPRKFTEDSINTFTKQQKELGLSYDWDRMLKTCDEDYYKWNQYFFLKFMEKGLVYRKNAPVNWCPECNTVLANEQVKDGKCWRHQKTLVQEKHLEQWFIKTTKYSDELLDKVDSLAWPDRIKIMQKNWIGKSYGTEINFKINDKSWPIFTTRPDTIYGVTFMVVSAQHPRLNELVIEKQKKEVESFLKKIKTLNEEELEKEGAFTGSYAINPLTNEKVPVWAGNFVIADYGSGMVMAVPAHDARDYDFAKKYKIPIKEVIKGGNIKKQVYTEKGILINSEKFSGLDNEKAKQEITKYLENKKLGKKDLQYKFRDWLISRQRYWGTPIPVTYCKKCGIVPIPYNELPIKLPEKVKFGEGNPLATNKDFVNTKCPKCKGSAKRETDTMDTFFDSSWYFLRFCDTLNTKEPFNKNKVNYWMTVDQYIGGAEHACMHLIYARFFTKALRDMGYVKFDEPFTRLFNQGMLHGEDGSVMSKSAGNGVDPSITIAKYGTDSLRLFLVSVAMPNKDFAWSTTGIESVYKFLNKVCEYYDNIKVGKSSKKIESKVNKTIKEITADIEEFKYNLAVIKLRELFEVLESEKEIGKQELNNYLKLLSIFCPHLTEEYWEKLGNKGFISISDWPKYDAKKIDNNIEQQEQIIEKTIEDVRNILKIVKIQPKKVYFYLIPKEKEVFEAHKEQIERSLNLEVKFFAVNDKNKYDPQNKANKAKLGKPAIYLE; encoded by the coding sequence ATGGATATTATTAAAATTCACAAAAAATGGCAAAAGAAATGGGAAGAATCTAAAATCTTCAAAATTAAAGAAGATTCTAAAAAACAAAAATATTATTGTTTAGAAATGTTCCCTTATCCAAGTGCCAGTGGTCTTCACGTGGGCCATGCATTTAATTATATTATTGGGGATATTTATTCTAGATTTAAAAGAATGAACAATTTTAATGTTCTTTATCCAATGGGTTATGATGCATTTGGATTGCCTGCAGAAAATGCAGCAATTAAAGTTGGAATACATCCAAGAAAATTCACTGAAGATTCAATAAATACTTTCACAAAACAACAAAAAGAACTTGGATTAAGTTATGATTGGGATAGAATGTTAAAAACTTGTGATGAAGATTATTATAAGTGGAATCAATATTTTTTCTTAAAATTTATGGAAAAAGGTTTAGTTTATAGAAAAAATGCTCCTGTTAATTGGTGTCCTGAATGTAATACTGTTCTAGCAAACGAGCAAGTTAAAGATGGAAAATGCTGGAGACATCAAAAAACTTTAGTTCAAGAAAAACATCTAGAACAATGGTTCATTAAAACCACAAAGTATTCTGATGAATTATTAGATAAAGTAGATTCCTTAGCCTGGCCAGATAGAATTAAAATAATGCAAAAGAATTGGATTGGAAAAAGCTATGGTACTGAAATAAATTTTAAAATAAATGATAAATCTTGGCCAATTTTTACAACACGTCCAGACACTATTTACGGTGTAACTTTTATGGTTGTTTCAGCACAACATCCTAGATTAAATGAATTAGTTATTGAAAAACAAAAAAAAGAAGTTGAATCATTCTTAAAAAAAATAAAAACTCTAAATGAAGAAGAATTAGAAAAAGAAGGGGCATTCACTGGAAGTTATGCTATTAATCCCTTAACTAATGAAAAAGTTCCAGTTTGGGCAGGAAACTTTGTAATTGCAGACTATGGTTCTGGAATGGTAATGGCTGTTCCTGCACATGATGCAAGAGACTATGATTTTGCCAAAAAATATAAAATTCCAATTAAAGAAGTAATCAAAGGTGGAAACATTAAAAAACAAGTTTATACTGAAAAAGGTATTTTAATCAACTCTGAAAAATTCTCAGGTTTAGATAACGAAAAAGCTAAACAAGAAATTACTAAATACTTAGAAAACAAAAAATTAGGAAAAAAAGATTTACAATACAAATTTAGAGATTGGTTAATTTCTAGACAAAGATACTGGGGAACACCAATTCCAGTTACATATTGTAAAAAATGCGGGATAGTCCCTATTCCATACAATGAACTTCCAATTAAACTTCCTGAAAAAGTTAAATTCGGCGAAGGTAATCCTCTAGCAACAAACAAAGATTTTGTTAATACTAAATGTCCTAAATGTAAAGGTTCTGCAAAAAGAGAAACAGACACAATGGATACTTTCTTTGACTCTTCATGGTATTTCTTAAGATTCTGTGATACTTTAAATACAAAAGAACCTTTTAATAAAAACAAAGTAAATTACTGGATGACTGTTGATCAGTATATAGGTGGAGCAGAACATGCTTGTATGCACTTAATCTATGCAAGATTTTTCACAAAAGCACTTAGAGATATGGGTTATGTTAAATTTGATGAGCCCTTTACAAGACTATTCAATCAAGGAATGTTGCATGGAGAAGATGGTTCTGTTATGAGCAAATCTGCAGGTAATGGTGTGGATCCTTCAATAACTATCGCCAAATATGGAACAGATTCGCTAAGATTATTCTTAGTTTCAGTTGCGATGCCTAACAAAGACTTTGCGTGGAGTACAACAGGCATAGAAAGCGTATATAAATTTTTAAACAAAGTTTGTGAATATTATGATAATATCAAAGTTGGAAAATCTAGTAAAAAGATTGAAAGTAAAGTAAACAAAACAATAAAAGAAATAACTGCCGATATTGAAGAATTCAAATATAACCTCGCAGTAATCAAATTAAGAGAATTATTTGAGGTTTTAGAATCTGAAAAAGAAATAGGAAAACAAGAACTAAATAATTATTTAAAATTATTAAGTATATTTTGTCCACACCTGACTGAAGAATATTGGGAAAAATTAGGTAACAAAGGATTTATTTCAATCTCTGATTGGCCAAAATATGATGCTAAAAAAATAGATAATAATATTGAACAACAAGAACAAATTATTGAAAAAACAATAGAAGATGTTAGAAATATCTTAAAAATAGTTAAAATACAACCAAAAAAAGTTTATTTCTATTTAATTCCAAAAGAAAAAGAAGTTTTTGAAGCTCATAAAGAACAAATTGAAAGAAGTTTAAACCTAGAAGTCAAATTCTTTGCGGTTAATGATAAAAATAAATATGACCCTCAAAACAAAGCAAATAAAGCCAAATTAGGCAAACCTGCTATTTACTTAGAGTAA
- a CDS encoding ABC-2 family transporter protein, with product MLSFKEVIHSIQRNLKLLLRYSILSFKDITEYKFTFFSAMFFVIIGTLTNFLTWKVMLGNQTNFLGWTLPELLILSFATGIYISIVECLLGFLYLEEYILEGILDLILVRPINSFYHIILKGINMFLLLRMFLAEIPMLIFISIYFKLNLNWLNILGFIFFLTISSILVILILSIFFMSAFWLGRNEFIYSIHSAFENYINKPLDLFPNVIKILFTFIYPLIFVSVIPTKVLLGKLSFTQLSSYLGIIIILFIIWGFIAYKVWNKGLKRYEGGSG from the coding sequence ATGTTAAGTTTTAAAGAGGTGATTCATTCTATTCAGAGAAATCTAAAATTGCTTTTAAGATACTCCATACTCTCATTTAAAGACATTACTGAATACAAGTTCACTTTTTTCTCAGCAATGTTTTTTGTAATCATTGGTACTCTAACAAATTTTTTAACTTGGAAAGTTATGCTTGGAAATCAAACAAATTTTTTAGGGTGGACTCTCCCAGAACTGCTTATACTTTCATTTGCAACGGGAATCTATATATCTATTGTAGAATGTTTATTGGGTTTTTTATATCTTGAAGAATACATTTTAGAAGGAATACTTGATTTAATCTTAGTTAGACCCATAAATTCTTTTTATCACATCATTTTAAAAGGAATAAACATGTTTTTGTTATTAAGAATGTTTCTTGCAGAAATACCTATGTTAATTTTTATATCCATTTATTTTAAACTAAATCTGAATTGGTTAAATATTTTAGGATTTATATTTTTCTTAACTATCTCTTCGATTTTAGTAATTTTAATATTAAGCATATTTTTTATGAGTGCCTTCTGGTTAGGTAGAAATGAATTTATTTATAGTATTCATAGTGCTTTTGAGAACTATATAAACAAGCCTCTAGATTTATTCCCGAATGTAATAAAAATATTATTCACATTTATTTATCCTTTAATATTTGTGTCTGTAATACCTACAAAAGTTCTATTAGGGAAATTAAGTTTTACTCAACTAAGTAGTTATTTAGGAATAATAATTATATTATTTATAATCTGGGGATTTATAGCATATAAAGTATGGAATAAAGGACTTAAAAGATATGAGGGTGGATCTGGATGA
- a CDS encoding ABC-2 family transporter protein, with product MKRTFKKYLSHARCYFNETTAYKIQLLASLLWYPIMLGLFAMLWNIVYTLRGDNLIGGLTLTETLIYFGLVRALIYIRIGKTKTSRVIIRGRLDYELIRPTYYFIKSCLREFVKSLVQFAAALFFFFIISLIFGWKVQTNIFSLILFLISIMLMFLLSYVFAEIMSILTFWFKSDNPFTWLFGGILRFCGGELVPLSMLPLWFATINNYLPFKYMIATPIYIYLNKYPILESLQQVGLQFIWIIILFLILSIIWNKGLKRYDSQGG from the coding sequence ATGAAAAGAACATTTAAAAAATATTTAAGCCATGCAAGATGTTACTTTAATGAAACTACAGCCTATAAAATTCAGCTCTTAGCTTCACTATTATGGTATCCAATCATGTTAGGTTTATTTGCAATGCTTTGGAATATAGTTTATACTTTAAGAGGGGATAATTTAATTGGTGGTTTAACTCTAACTGAAACCTTAATTTATTTTGGATTAGTAAGAGCCTTAATTTACATAAGAATAGGAAAAACAAAAACCTCCAGGGTTATTATACGTGGAAGATTAGACTATGAACTAATAAGACCCACTTATTATTTTATAAAATCTTGCTTACGTGAATTTGTAAAAAGTTTAGTTCAATTTGCGGCGGCCTTATTTTTCTTTTTTATAATTAGTTTAATATTTGGTTGGAAAGTACAAACAAATATATTTAGTTTAATATTATTTTTAATTAGTATTATGCTTATGTTTTTACTAAGTTATGTATTTGCAGAGATTATGAGTATTTTAACATTCTGGTTTAAATCAGACAATCCATTTACATGGTTATTTGGCGGAATATTAAGATTTTGTGGTGGTGAATTAGTTCCATTAAGTATGCTTCCACTCTGGTTTGCTACAATTAACAATTATCTGCCTTTCAAATATATGATTGCTACACCGATTTATATTTATTTAAACAAATATCCAATATTAGAGAGTTTGCAACAAGTAGGATTACAGTTTATTTGGATTATAATCCTATTTTTAATCTTAAGTATAATTTGGAACAAAGGTTTAAAAAGATACGATTCTCAAGGTGGTTGA